Within the Saccharomonospora amisosensis genome, the region TCCTCGGCTGCCAGGGCAGACACTCGCATCAGGTCGATGATGCGGGCGGACAGGTCGAGGTAGCCGAACTTGAAGGCCACACCATCGGCCGCTCGGAATGCGAGCGTCAGCAGCATGGCGGCCTCGCGCGCACTGTGATGGGTATCGGCGTGTGCACGCGCCAACTCGGAGATCAGGCCGGGTAAACGCCAGGCCATCTCCACATAGCGCGCCTGCAGGCGTTGCTTGATCATTCCTGAAACCTCGGCCGCGAGTTCGGCGAAGGAACGAGTCGGTCCATCGTCGGGGAGGTCGATGCTGGCGAGCGCACGCCGCAGGCGCGGGATAGCAGCGTGCACGGCGTCATCCTCGGAGAACACGTCGACCAGTCCCGACTGGCCGCACTGCGCGCCAGCCAGAGGCGGGGACAACGAAGGACCTGACGTCAGGAACGACTTGAGCCTGGATGGCGTGTTTGAAGGCCGTTTCGTTCGCCGGAGTAGATCATCGAGATGATCTAGGCTGATGGCCAGCACTTTCGCGAGGTCGGGACGTTGCCACGGTTGAGGAGATTGCACACCGCGTTCCCAGCGTCCGACGGTGGTTCGGTCGACACCCAGCTTGTCGGCGAAGAACTCCTGCGTGTAGCCAGCGGCGTGACGGCAGTCGGCCAACGGGCTGGACGATTGGGTTGCCATCTCCTCACTCCCTGGTGGTCGACTGTCACGTGTACCCCGACCCAATGTGCTGGAAGGTAAAACCAGGATGGCCAAGTGCCTCCACCAAACCATGCCGCGCGGCCGGATACCGGCTCCGTCAAGCCGGTCCAGACCATACGACTCCACGTCGTCGGTGGCGAGGCGTCGAACCAGGTCCTTGCCAACGAGACCCGCCGCGCGGGTGACGACAAGACTTGCTGACATGCCCGTCTATGGTGGGGTGGCCGTGGCGTGCTGCATGCCGTGTACCACCGGCGGTGTCATCGGTGTCGTACACGGGAACGTCGTGTGTCGGTTGGCGGGTAGGGGTAATCAGCACACCGGCGGTGGCCAGCACGCGCGCCGAACGGACCGCACACACCACTTCGGGCAGCGCCCGTCGGCAGAGTGTCGTGACCGAGCGGCGCGTTCATGATGGTCGCTCTGTTGAGGCACCCGAACGCGTGTGGGGCTCGGGTTCCGGCAGCTCCAACAGCGCGTGCACGCACTCGTTGAGGGAACCGTGGCGTCGCCACGTTACGTGCTCTCCACGGTGATCGATGCGGGTGCGCCAGGCGAGGCAGTCACCGGTGGCGGGGATCTTGAGAGTGTCGACCGCGTCGGAGGTGCCGTTGCAGCGCAGAAGGATGCCCTGCGTGGGGGAGCCGACGAACGACCAGCCGAGGGCCACCAGCCGTCGTACCTGCTCGTGAGTCTCGTCCCCACTGTGGCCGGTCACGTCAGCCCGCCTCGCGGCCACGCGGAGATTCGCGGCCCTGCCGAGGTGTCACGTGTGGAACCTTGAAGTGGACGACACGGTGGGGTGGGGGTGGGAACACGGTGGGGCCCCGGGCGGGCCGGGGTAAGGCGGGGACTCTCGGGACCCCACCGTGCGTCGGGGCGCCGCACCGGAGCGTGGCGGGTGTCATGTCGGCGGCGTTCCTCGTGGTTGTGAACATCAACGTGCCTAGTTCATCAAGCACCGCTGGTGGAAACCAGTGGCCACGGGGTAGCCACGGGCGTGCCATCCGCGCGTCACAGAGTGCCTAGGGTTGGGCTCATGACCATTCGTGCGGTGTTCTTCGACGTGGGGGAAGTGCTGGTGGACGAGACCACCGAGTACGGCACGTGGGCCGACTGGCTGGGGGTGCCCCGGCACACGTTCTCGGCGGTGTTCGGTGCCGTGATCGCGCGGGGTTTGGACTACCGCGAGGCGTTTCAGGTGTTCCAGCCCGGGTTCGACCTCGAGACGGCACGCCGAACCCGCGCCGAGGCTGGCCAGCCCGAAACCTTCGACGAAACCGACCTCTACAACGACGTGCGCCCGTGCTTGGGCAAGCTGCGGGAGCAAGGTCTGGTGGTGGGCGTCGCGGGAAACCAAACGGCACGCGCGGAGGGGATCCTGCGTGCGCTCCAGTTGCCGATCGACGTGCTCGGCACATCCGATAGCTGGAACGCCTCGAAACCGTCGCCGGCGTTCTTTCAGCGTCTCATCGTTGAGGCCGGTGTCCGGGCCGAACACATCTTGTATGTCGGGGACCGGCTCGATAACGACATCCGGCCCGCTGTGGAGCTGGGGATCAAGACTGCGGTGATCCGGCGAGGGCCGTGGGG harbors:
- a CDS encoding helix-turn-helix domain-containing protein, producing MATQSSSPLADCRHAAGYTQEFFADKLGVDRTTVGRWERGVQSPQPWQRPDLAKVLAISLDHLDDLLRRTKRPSNTPSRLKSFLTSGPSLSPPLAGAQCGQSGLVDVFSEDDAVHAAIPRLRRALASIDLPDDGPTRSFAELAAEVSGMIKQRLQARYVEMAWRLPGLISELARAHADTHHSAREAAMLLTLAFRAADGVAFKFGYLDLSARIIDLMRVSALAAEDPLLVAAVAYVRIETFFATGDLASASRLLMAAADELSADLGVSASSAAAYGALHMRAAVVAGRAGKPDAAWDHLGEAHRAARQVPEGVYFGTAFGPASVRIHELAVAVEIGDSPAAVERAAAWRPPDHLPAERRSHYYIDLARAQLRLGHHEDAQLGLEAARRIAPQHVREHPQVRQTLSALLRTHKSPDDRLLQLAAWARAC
- a CDS encoding HAD family hydrolase; translation: MTIRAVFFDVGEVLVDETTEYGTWADWLGVPRHTFSAVFGAVIARGLDYREAFQVFQPGFDLETARRTRAEAGQPETFDETDLYNDVRPCLGKLREQGLVVGVAGNQTARAEGILRALQLPIDVLGTSDSWNASKPSPAFFQRLIVEAGVRAEHILYVGDRLDNDIRPAVELGIKTAVIRRGPWGHILRDEVATAILGTDVEASCLFQLDSLLSLASLVAEHNEAARGAV